A window from Grus americana isolate bGruAme1 unplaced genomic scaffold, bGruAme1.mat scaffold_778, whole genome shotgun sequence encodes these proteins:
- the LOC129201108 gene encoding olfactory receptor 14C36-like, whose translation MFNRSSITEFLLLAFGDTRELQLLHFGLFLGIYLAALLGNGLIITAIACDHHLRTPMYFFLLNLSVVDLGSISTTVLKAMANSLWDTRAISYTGCAAQLFLFVFLLGAEYSLLTVMAYDRYVAICKPLHYRTLLGSRACAHMAAAAWGSGFLYALLHTANTFSLPLCHGNAVDQFFCEIPQILKLSCSDAYLREVGLLVVSVCLGFGCFVFIVVSYVQIFRAVLRIPSEQGRHKAFSTCLPHLAVVSLFLSTATFAYLKPHSISSPSLDLVLAMLYSVVPPAVNPLIYSMRNQELKNALRRVIQWVHLQTQ comes from the coding sequence ATGTTCAACCGTAGCTCCATCACTGAATTCCTTCTCCTGGCATTTggagacacacgggagctgcagctcttgcacttcgggctcttcctgggcatctacctggctgccctcctgggaaacggcctcatcatcactgccatagcctgtgaccaccacctccgcacccccatgtacttcttcctcctcaacctctctgTAGttgacctgggctccatctctaCCACTGTCctcaaagccatggccaattccctctgggacaccagggccatctcctacacaggatgtgctgcacagctctttctgtttgtcttctTGCTTGGAGCAGAGTATtctcttctcactgtcatggcctacgaccgctacgttgccatctgcaaacccctgcactacaggaccctcctgggcagcagagcttgtgcccacatggcagcagctgcctggggcagtgggtttctctatgctctgctgcacacggccaatacattttccctacccctctgccacggcaatgctgtggaccagttcttctgtgaaatcccccagatcctcaagctctcctgctcagatgcctacctcagggaagttgggcttcttgtggttagtgtctgtttaggatttgggtgttttgttttcattgtggtgtcctatgtgcagatcttcagggccgtgctgaggatcccctctgagcagggacggcacaaagccttttccacgtgcctccctcacctggccgtggtctctCTGTTTTTGAGCACTGCCACATTTGCATACCTGAAGCCCcactccatctcctccccatcccttgaTCTCGTGTTGGCAATGCTAtactcagtggtgcctccagcagtgaaccccctcatctacagcatgaggaaccaggagctcaagaaTGCCCTGAGGAGAGTGATTCAATGGGTTCACCTTCAGACGCAGTAA